A portion of the Gammaproteobacteria bacterium genome contains these proteins:
- the hypD gene encoding hydrogenase formation protein HypD: MPKSTPIDIKSLLHQLQTTLPADQHVKIIHVCGGHERTINQAALRPLLPANIELIAGPGCPVCVCPEQDIATAIALSLQPGMRVVCFGDMLRVPINSNKHLPKTLLKARELGADVQFITSPMEVITLAQQHASKKIIFFAAGFETTMAPIAALLSQPLPDNFFFLLSGRRTSPIVRHLLQHEKAYFQAVIIPGHTSVITGIDEWQFLAQQQKLPCAIAGFEIHSFIRACNDVLQQIQHGDYRLSNCYQGVTTSSGNAFAQQLMQTHFSAEDSVWRGIGKIKDSGYQLAPQHQHRDARQFMSLESINDDMPKGCECHHVVLGKIYPDQCRLYGRGCTPTNPIGPCMVSDEGACQLWWRNGVRHHRAIS, encoded by the coding sequence ATGCCAAAGTCAACGCCCATTGACATAAAATCTCTGCTGCACCAATTGCAGACCACCCTACCCGCGGACCAGCACGTCAAAATTATTCATGTCTGTGGCGGTCACGAACGAACCATCAATCAGGCGGCACTTCGACCTCTGTTACCCGCCAACATCGAACTTATAGCCGGTCCAGGCTGCCCGGTTTGCGTCTGCCCTGAACAAGATATCGCCACGGCAATCGCCCTCAGCTTACAACCAGGAATGCGTGTAGTCTGCTTTGGTGACATGCTGCGCGTCCCCATCAACAGCAACAAGCATCTGCCAAAAACATTGCTAAAAGCACGCGAACTTGGCGCGGATGTCCAATTTATCACCTCCCCCATGGAGGTTATTACACTTGCCCAACAACACGCATCCAAAAAAATAATTTTCTTTGCTGCCGGTTTTGAAACCACTATGGCGCCCATTGCCGCACTATTGTCACAACCGTTGCCTGACAATTTTTTTTTCCTTCTCAGTGGCCGCAGAACCTCCCCCATCGTTCGTCATCTGCTGCAACATGAGAAAGCCTATTTTCAAGCCGTCATTATTCCAGGCCACACTTCGGTCATAACCGGCATCGACGAATGGCAGTTTTTGGCACAACAACAGAAGTTGCCGTGCGCTATCGCCGGATTTGAAATTCACAGTTTTATTCGCGCCTGCAATGATGTTTTGCAACAAATACAGCACGGCGACTATCGTTTGAGCAACTGTTATCAAGGCGTGACAACATCCTCGGGTAATGCATTTGCACAGCAACTGATGCAAACCCACTTTTCAGCGGAAGATTCGGTCTGGCGCGGCATTGGCAAAATCAAGGACTCCGGTTACCAGCTTGCGCCTCAACATCAACATCGTGATGCTCGCCAGTTCATGTCGCTGGAATCCATCAATGACGACATGCCCAAAGGCTGCGAATGTCATCACGTGGTCTTGGGGAAAATCTATCCAGACCAATGCCGATTGTATGGTCGTGGCTGTACCCCTACCAACCCTATTGGGCCATGCATGGTTTCTGATGAAGGTGCATGTCAGCTGTGGTGGCGTAATGGTGTGCGTCATCATCGAGCAATCTCATGA
- the hypF gene encoding carbamoyltransferase HypF yields the protein MTLRTQRYELTGQCQGIGFRPSLARLAKRHQLAGWVKNTVHSVELLLQGNDQQLSDFASDLQQMLNQYDDVHITDITELDHTKLTGFDILDSAPNHPGEIFITVDRAICPDCIKELNDGTNRRHGYPFLSCTACGPRFSILEKMPQDRSNTSLHKFILCEKCQIEYHDINDRRYHFQGIGCEACGPTLRYSDSHQAISGNAASLQAAVDTLRRGEILAIKAQGSYQLLCLASAAASIARLRQKKNRPHKPFAVMLDIEQQNQVALTAEDTALIRSAASPIVLAARSDSSTLPMSIAPGLHTLGVMRPTTALHHLLLRELQQPLVVTSANITDNPSCIDSTDVEQQFGNIADGFLHHDLSILHRVDDSVYQSIDQQPRPIRLGRGSSPGYLSLEHCVSTPTLALGAHQKNNFALANRHHIILSQHIGDLDSYATIEALHQSIDELARLHDIQFKKIIVDAHPRYGYQTLLQHFSLPQQKVFHHHAHASAIAGEFHHEKNWLIFSWDGLGLGEDGTLWGSETFVGQPGQWQRIASLRPFRLPGADAASREPWRVARALLWEAGWIHSEEQSELVILKQAWDKQINCPQCHSMGRLFDAAAALIGICSQASYESQAAMMLEAMCCDDNDVVPLPLYLHQGYWLIDWEPLLSVLQDQALMRCQRAAIFHNSLVEMALQQVQMFCQQYGDRAIGVCGGVFQNRRLSEMLINRLRQAGFRAYYPKKIPINDAGLAFGQIIEANAHDAR from the coding sequence ATGACGCTTCGCACACAACGGTATGAGCTGACGGGGCAATGTCAGGGAATCGGTTTTCGGCCATCGCTGGCAAGATTGGCGAAACGCCATCAACTCGCGGGCTGGGTAAAAAACACCGTTCATTCCGTGGAACTGCTGCTGCAAGGTAATGATCAGCAGCTCAGCGATTTTGCATCAGACTTGCAGCAGATGTTAAATCAATATGATGATGTGCACATCACTGACATTACTGAACTGGATCACACCAAACTTACCGGTTTTGATATTCTCGACAGCGCCCCCAACCATCCCGGCGAAATTTTTATCACTGTCGATCGCGCCATCTGTCCGGATTGCATCAAAGAGTTGAATGACGGCACCAATCGGCGTCATGGCTATCCTTTTCTCAGCTGTACCGCTTGTGGTCCCCGCTTCAGCATTTTGGAAAAAATGCCGCAAGATCGTAGCAACACCTCACTGCATAAATTTATTTTGTGTGAAAAATGCCAGATCGAATACCACGATATCAACGATCGCAGATATCATTTTCAAGGCATTGGCTGTGAGGCATGTGGCCCCACATTGCGCTACAGCGACTCACATCAAGCAATATCAGGAAACGCAGCCTCACTGCAGGCGGCGGTTGATACACTCCGTCGTGGAGAAATTCTGGCGATCAAAGCTCAGGGTTCCTACCAACTATTATGCCTTGCCAGCGCGGCTGCCAGCATTGCGCGACTTCGACAGAAAAAAAACAGACCGCATAAACCATTCGCGGTTATGCTGGACATCGAACAACAAAATCAAGTGGCATTAACCGCCGAAGATACGGCATTAATCAGGTCAGCCGCATCCCCCATCGTGTTAGCAGCACGCAGTGATTCCTCCACCCTGCCGATGAGTATCGCTCCAGGGCTGCATACGCTTGGCGTTATGCGTCCAACCACCGCGCTGCATCATTTGTTGCTCCGTGAACTTCAGCAACCGCTGGTTGTGACCTCGGCAAATATCACTGACAATCCAAGCTGTATCGACAGCACCGACGTAGAACAGCAATTCGGCAATATCGCTGATGGCTTTCTGCACCATGATTTATCCATCCTGCACCGCGTCGATGACAGTGTTTATCAGAGCATTGATCAGCAGCCACGACCGATACGATTAGGTCGGGGCAGCAGTCCAGGCTATCTGTCACTTGAGCACTGCGTGTCAACACCCACGCTGGCACTGGGAGCACATCAAAAAAATAACTTTGCCCTCGCGAATCGTCACCACATCATATTGTCCCAACACATTGGTGACCTGGATAGCTATGCCACGATCGAAGCCCTGCATCAAAGCATTGATGAGCTGGCTCGCCTACACGACATTCAATTTAAAAAAATCATCGTCGATGCCCATCCCCGCTATGGCTATCAAACGCTGCTGCAACATTTTTCATTACCGCAGCAGAAGGTATTTCATCATCACGCCCATGCCAGCGCCATTGCTGGCGAATTTCATCACGAAAAAAACTGGCTGATCTTTAGTTGGGATGGGCTGGGACTGGGTGAAGATGGCACATTGTGGGGCAGCGAAACCTTCGTTGGTCAACCGGGTCAGTGGCAACGTATAGCTTCGCTACGCCCGTTTCGTTTACCGGGCGCAGATGCTGCCAGTCGTGAACCCTGGCGAGTCGCACGTGCATTATTGTGGGAGGCTGGCTGGATTCACTCCGAAGAACAGTCCGAACTGGTGATACTTAAACAGGCTTGGGACAAACAAATCAATTGTCCACAGTGCCATTCCATGGGCAGATTATTTGATGCCGCTGCGGCATTGATCGGCATTTGTTCACAAGCCAGTTATGAAAGCCAAGCAGCGATGATGCTGGAAGCCATGTGTTGCGATGACAACGACGTTGTCCCATTGCCGCTTTATCTGCATCAAGGATATTGGCTCATCGATTGGGAACCACTGCTGTCCGTATTGCAAGATCAGGCACTGATGCGCTGCCAACGTGCGGCAATATTTCACAACTCGCTGGTGGAAATGGCGCTGCAGCAAGTACAAATGTTCTGCCAACAGTACGGCGATAGAGCGATCGGTGTTTGCGGTGGCGTGTTTCAAAACAGGCGATTAAGCGAAATGCTGATAAACCGATTGCGTCAAGCAGGATTCCGCGCCTATTATCCCAAGAAAATTCCGATCAATGACGCCGGACTTGCCTTTGGACAAATCATCGAAGCTAACGCACACGACGCCCGGTGA
- the hypE gene encoding hydrogenase expression/formation protein HypE, which produces MDKSSKLTHTTPGEFITLSQGNGGTHSQALIKNVIASALRQPPNLEMDAAPLPALTGPLYMSSDSYTVQPLFFPGGSIGSLAIHGTVNDLAVAGAKARALSLALIIEEGFPLADLRQILSDLSAVVEQTQVQILCGDTKVVPRGQGSGVYLNTTGIGEKILPQSLGMEHIRPGDVIVASGPIGDHGATVLMAREEFGLSSQLQSDCASVFPLVECLSELDGLRFMRDPTRGGLASVMYEIFQATHLGIVLQQNHIPLRMEVRSFCEILGLEPWHLACEGRVIAVIAAQQADALLKRWQMHPLGEMAEIIGEISAKTHPPLLQTPLGGQRILPPLEDDPMPRIC; this is translated from the coding sequence TTGGACAAATCATCGAAGCTAACGCACACGACGCCCGGTGAGTTCATCACCCTCAGTCAGGGCAACGGTGGCACTCACAGTCAGGCGTTAATCAAAAACGTCATCGCATCCGCCTTGCGTCAGCCACCCAATCTTGAAATGGATGCAGCACCGCTGCCTGCGCTGACAGGTCCACTGTACATGAGCAGCGATAGCTACACCGTGCAACCGCTATTTTTTCCAGGGGGCAGCATCGGCTCGCTTGCCATCCACGGCACAGTCAATGACCTCGCCGTTGCCGGCGCGAAGGCACGCGCACTCTCCCTTGCCCTGATCATTGAAGAAGGTTTTCCATTAGCCGATTTGCGCCAGATTTTAAGCGATTTGTCTGCCGTGGTGGAACAAACTCAAGTACAAATTCTGTGCGGTGACACCAAGGTCGTACCCCGCGGCCAAGGCAGTGGCGTGTATCTCAACACCACCGGGATCGGTGAAAAAATACTCCCCCAATCGCTGGGCATGGAGCACATTCGCCCCGGCGATGTCATTGTCGCCAGCGGTCCCATTGGCGATCATGGCGCGACCGTACTCATGGCGCGAGAAGAGTTTGGCCTGAGCAGCCAGTTGCAGTCGGACTGTGCCAGCGTATTCCCTCTGGTTGAATGTCTCAGCGAGTTAGACGGACTGCGCTTTATGCGTGACCCAACGCGCGGCGGCCTGGCCAGTGTCATGTATGAAATTTTCCAGGCCACCCATTTGGGTATCGTTCTGCAGCAAAACCACATTCCACTGCGTATGGAAGTCCGTAGTTTTTGTGAAATTCTGGGACTGGAGCCCTGGCATCTGGCCTGCGAGGGCCGCGTCATCGCCGTGATCGCCGCTCAACAAGCCGATGCGCTGTTAAAACGCTGGCAAATGCATCCCTTGGGCGAGATGGCCGAAATCATTGGCGAAATTTCAGCCAAAACTCACCCGCCATTGCTGCAAACGCCACTGGGCGGACAACGAATTTTGCCACCACTGGAAGATGACCCTATGCCCAGGATATGTTAG
- a CDS encoding HIT domain-containing protein gives MFVLHPTLKRDCFVVGHFPLSVLLLMNDSSFPWFILVPARDSVTEIYQLNREDRLQLMEESYQLSLAMQTCFQPDKLNIAAIGNMVPQLHMHHVARYKNDTCWPKPVWGNSSAKPYSDSEYEFLLARFLPKVQQLEGFNLEG, from the coding sequence ATGTTTGTGTTACATCCTACCTTAAAGCGCGACTGTTTTGTTGTTGGTCATTTTCCGCTTAGCGTGCTGTTACTAATGAACGACTCCAGTTTTCCCTGGTTTATTTTGGTTCCCGCGCGTGACAGCGTAACTGAAATTTACCAATTGAATCGGGAAGATCGTTTACAGTTGATGGAGGAGTCGTATCAGTTGAGCTTGGCCATGCAAACCTGCTTTCAGCCGGACAAATTGAACATTGCAGCGATAGGCAATATGGTGCCACAACTTCATATGCACCATGTCGCAAGATATAAAAACGATACGTGCTGGCCCAAACCCGTTTGGGGAAATTCGTCTGCCAAGCCTTACAGTGACTCGGAGTATGAGTTTTTGTTGGCCAGATTTTTACCGAAAGTACAGCAACTCGAGGGTTTTAACCTGGAAGGTTAG
- a CDS encoding CZB domain-containing protein gives MDHVIYKQNAYRLIEAGPGSDEWEASSIDHNHCRLGKSYEDKKELYSKSHAFHDLEQPHAEFHQLVISVMEYLQRDGWSEDAAALEEINQIYRDIEAASKQVLDYLARVANESIK, from the coding sequence ATGGATCACGTTATTTATAAACAAAATGCCTATCGTTTGATTGAAGCGGGTCCCGGCTCGGATGAGTGGGAGGCTTCCAGCATTGATCATAACCACTGTCGTTTGGGCAAGTCCTATGAAGACAAGAAAGAATTGTATTCCAAGTCACATGCATTTCATGATTTGGAGCAGCCGCATGCGGAGTTTCACCAGTTGGTTATTAGCGTCATGGAATATTTGCAACGTGACGGCTGGAGTGAAGATGCCGCTGCGTTGGAAGAGATTAATCAGATCTACCGTGATATTGAAGCGGCCAGCAAACAAGTGCTGGATTATCTCGCCCGGGTGGCAAACGAAAGCATCAAGTAA